One window of Mediterraneibacter gnavus ATCC 29149 genomic DNA carries:
- a CDS encoding (2Fe-2S)-binding protein → MMDNNKMICYCDQVTKGEIIEAMEKGAKTLADIKRMTGACCSCKCAELNPSGKCCAQDIALVMKEYLSNKNS, encoded by the coding sequence ATGATGGATAATAATAAGATGATATGTTATTGTGATCAGGTTACAAAAGGAGAGATTATTGAGGCTATGGAAAAGGGAGCCAAAACACTCGCAGATATAAAAAGAATGACAGGAGCTTGTTGTAGTTGCAAGTGTGCAGAATTAAATCCAAGCGGGAAGTGTTGTGCACAAGACATTGCACTTGTGATGAAAGAGTATTTATCAAATAAAAATAGTTAA
- a CDS encoding FctA domain-containing protein has translation MRTARLTKIAMVIFLSMIFFLGVQKPVLAAGKNTTVKIPVEQIFEVNNSADADKTGSYVLIADQIQNPMPEGSNGRTFTWNMSGNSSTELIMNVGQVGEYHYKLYQAAENKENYTYDSKTYDVTIEGFFDSNNELMAVTVVKNENGDKVSKVSFKNSYTGQTGKNQNPVPSSPRSKDIIHNGSPVKTGDDSPVAGYLFLFFGSVICLCGLFMEKQKNRKGDAKNEA, from the coding sequence ATGAGAACAGCACGTTTAACAAAAATAGCCATGGTTATATTTCTGTCCATGATATTCTTTCTGGGTGTTCAAAAACCAGTACTGGCAGCTGGCAAAAACACAACAGTGAAAATACCAGTGGAACAGATATTTGAAGTAAACAATTCTGCAGATGCTGACAAAACAGGCTCTTATGTTTTAATAGCAGATCAGATACAAAATCCAATGCCGGAGGGAAGCAATGGAAGAACATTTACCTGGAATATGAGTGGTAATTCTTCTACAGAGCTGATTATGAATGTCGGACAGGTAGGAGAATATCATTACAAGCTGTACCAGGCAGCAGAGAATAAAGAAAATTATACATATGATTCAAAAACCTATGATGTAACGATTGAAGGATTCTTTGATTCCAATAATGAACTGATGGCGGTAACAGTGGTCAAAAATGAAAATGGAGATAAAGTATCGAAGGTTTCATTCAAAAACTCGTATACCGGTCAAACTGGTAAAAATCAAAACCCGGTTCCATCTTCCCCAAGATCAAAGGATATTATTCATAATGGTTCGCCGGTAAAGACAGGCGATGATAGTCCGGTTGCAGGCTATTTGTTCTTATTCTTTGGCTCAGTTATCTGCCTTTGCGGATTATTCATGGAGAAGCAGAAGAACAGGAAGGGAGATGCGAAAAATGAGGCATAA
- a CDS encoding Cna B-type domain-containing protein: MRTEDFIPEESTSLSEETSKEENTSPSEETPGEKITPPLEETPGEKITPPLEEIPEEEITSSQGELSEEEKAFEEQIAQEESPKLQEISEGFDIDFYVIIDGNKVKLQHNDITGIATWKDGRTTYYGVSIEDLLLIYEEFGFVKNGENQNPDANNKFVSAYRGKSGIEYGKVYTDTESGKTYVSYNYGQNKQGEAIDVYYLPNGKGLALNLKDSVKKDNSFYSVEVKGEGQDRIRYALTGTVVEEAVADFNPQLSDQTDQIEWTCMGTDDKVIDGIRESGNQTRFTIGKITQSYVIQRADQTAFDIQFYIYADNEVRKLPADSLKKVYKWNRQGRCYLSVSDLAEIYREFGLNAEETQSGNYFPYTVRGEKTLAQATVVTYKGQQYVSYNLDKQEATVPTDVYYMPKGASDGEKIPDNNSDQIKQNKNSFYSVTVINPDGNRTVSYYKKDSAVTISVDPGDTKESDWLCASEDENKTISPVKQGDKLTFSIGKIEQPYTVACNTFAPATLNIKFYTFVNNERYNVLNEEIPVIKDTTTKPGTIYYYISNDELKKHFEKFHYDGSIQNGAKERFYYSKRDYDTIHNAGKYTIEGHECIYIGKSGEPMDVYYLPNGEKIDTMSAKTLFEHDDDRYNGFYSVTVQDEDGQVYSQTALRDLPAIDFVARKSTLTRTVSTKPRVEEQTQDINWECRKEDGTLSAVTWSKNKAEHTMSFTIQPDDAVRPYVIVPENTEKPAATKEANISFYVFIDGHYKLIKNINAEQHYIIKANSGRASRYYLRATPDDTISKIYSEFGFTPSKLEPGADQKEKILFGYATDSRVFVQHPYKDNDGTWYIPVLKNGKDVSVYYFSQPNPLNPDRIENYFDRLTGLSSQVGLAGRHFSVEGSFHLIEVLDPLNLTKREAIKRQYVGHGEAYTVEVPKRASLEGEYYGKEIVWSCTSNDRDENEVLPEPSGDDKVKFEIPNVNSSYEVIADKPLESGAVRVIYNTTRYMKKLPKEAKLTPQVENKTRHTDDYENEIEAGKHNVKSPYPLVYDHEDNDSKELEQYEFDHWDYRNKDGKWQECGAGDSISDLINNNARQPITLYAAWRKVSNQNRKQVQFYICKSAMPEDGSVALPTTNVDDYTSAVAVANCNVKASILHDVPVLGNKNPSTWEQYADGNKRVQELLQGTKPDEGYIGNGDYIYKIDRIPSDEEVFQTIRESGRMIRIGDREIPPSKLDTEFFTIYWYSFKSEMSDGWHIDGRIVAKNGYLTVKKDFVGMPEAIEEVKKDYYIQVDMDEKLLDGKPQPPAFHEHMKLVLPSEDSQKPDAEAPQAEDAPIEVVGTWTDDTHTSCTWIVKADSFWKYTLKEYNYKPKDSNVKFSGWYNVRNSHEQGDNVNSWEAYPESGIQFTGRGIGRGGETLTIELENRYQKEGILTLNKFDESTGQGMEKINFAVSKNGVEEETVTTDKYGIAQLHIPLQDENKQNRTATETYLLRETNLPTGYVDTGDIQITVEIANGAFKITDAKLVDREANENQEAVKAPVDGKIDGKSVLLQRGDTSLNIRNFAKTGTLHIKKTWENPNDALTEKQVKIRLYQNGISTGQEFLLNEENGWEHTVDNVPLFQDRNPVEYKVEEIEIGKTHYSLEYGDGFLYYEVIYPEIQYFDSNGQQIFPKDENEFKDVSKMELEVQNLHFNLAERSFLKTDDLPRNRLAGAGFLFYKVPYDDVTKKYADDTGYTVDYDNTQSKDDIVLKKDGKTCTTYRSLETDENGMLQLPEDFENGRYWMVESVTPNKKDKADKTKTQYQDNFNLYMVDVESDILFLYEKSPMTNTWRAVSDRHIVNHPQKGGVTVEITKEVTGPLGNRKKPFDMEILYWEDGQKLRSKTIRTSLKHGDKVTLKNVDISSDIIITETVDTSKYAVSISKKEENDKYSNPVQATSNGNTAVMKQRIEAARGDVIELKITNENTQLIPETGVRLRTSRHVWLLFAISIIMILFFRRRRKIR; encoded by the coding sequence ATGCGCACAGAAGATTTTATTCCGGAGGAAAGTACATCATTGTCGGAAGAGACGTCGAAAGAAGAAAATACTTCGCCATCAGAAGAGACTCCTGGAGAGAAAATCACCCCGCCATTAGAAGAGACTCCTGGAGAGAAAATCACCCCGCCATTAGAAGAGATTCCGGAGGAAGAAATTACTTCATCCCAGGGAGAGCTTTCAGAAGAAGAAAAAGCCTTCGAGGAGCAGATTGCACAAGAGGAATCACCGAAACTTCAGGAGATTTCCGAAGGATTTGATATTGATTTCTATGTCATTATTGATGGAAACAAGGTAAAGCTTCAGCATAATGACATTACCGGCATTGCAACATGGAAAGACGGAAGAACTACCTACTATGGTGTTTCCATTGAGGACCTGCTCCTGATATATGAAGAATTTGGATTTGTGAAAAATGGTGAGAATCAGAATCCGGATGCAAATAATAAGTTTGTATCTGCATACCGGGGAAAAAGCGGGATAGAATACGGAAAAGTTTATACAGACACAGAATCCGGAAAGACATATGTTTCTTACAATTATGGACAGAATAAACAAGGGGAAGCGATAGATGTTTACTACCTTCCAAATGGAAAAGGCCTTGCATTAAATTTAAAAGATTCTGTAAAAAAGGACAACTCGTTTTATTCCGTAGAGGTAAAGGGAGAAGGGCAGGATCGGATTCGTTATGCATTAACAGGAACTGTAGTGGAAGAAGCTGTGGCTGATTTTAATCCCCAATTGTCGGACCAGACAGACCAGATCGAATGGACCTGTATGGGAACAGATGATAAGGTGATAGATGGTATACGGGAATCAGGGAACCAGACGAGGTTCACAATCGGAAAGATCACACAGTCTTATGTGATCCAGAGAGCGGATCAGACAGCCTTTGACATTCAGTTTTATATATATGCAGACAATGAGGTTCGAAAGCTGCCGGCTGATTCTCTGAAAAAGGTGTATAAATGGAACCGTCAGGGCAGATGCTATTTATCTGTCAGTGATCTTGCTGAGATTTATAGAGAGTTCGGCTTGAATGCAGAGGAAACACAGTCCGGAAATTATTTTCCATATACAGTCCGTGGTGAGAAGACATTAGCACAGGCGACAGTGGTAACTTATAAAGGACAGCAATATGTATCTTATAACCTGGACAAGCAGGAAGCAACTGTACCAACAGACGTTTATTATATGCCAAAAGGAGCATCTGATGGCGAAAAAATTCCGGATAATAATTCAGACCAGATTAAGCAGAATAAGAACAGTTTCTATTCGGTTACAGTGATCAATCCGGATGGAAATCGAACTGTGAGTTACTATAAGAAAGATTCTGCGGTCACAATTTCCGTTGATCCTGGAGATACGAAGGAAAGCGACTGGCTTTGTGCCAGTGAGGATGAAAATAAAACAATTTCTCCGGTGAAACAGGGCGATAAACTAACCTTTTCTATTGGAAAGATAGAGCAACCCTATACGGTTGCATGCAACACTTTTGCACCAGCAACCTTGAACATTAAATTCTATACTTTTGTAAATAATGAGAGATATAATGTTCTAAACGAAGAAATTCCTGTTATAAAAGATACTACAACAAAGCCGGGAACAATTTATTATTATATTTCTAATGATGAGTTAAAAAAGCATTTTGAAAAATTTCATTACGATGGTTCTATTCAAAATGGAGCAAAAGAGCGTTTTTATTATTCCAAGAGAGATTACGATACAATCCATAATGCAGGGAAATACACGATAGAAGGTCATGAATGTATTTATATAGGAAAGTCCGGAGAGCCGATGGATGTGTATTACCTGCCAAATGGAGAAAAAATTGATACCATGAGTGCAAAGACCTTATTCGAACACGACGATGATAGATATAACGGTTTTTACAGTGTGACAGTACAGGATGAAGATGGACAGGTTTACAGCCAAACAGCTTTGCGTGATCTTCCGGCAATTGATTTTGTTGCAAGAAAGTCAACACTTACAAGAACAGTTAGTACAAAGCCGCGTGTAGAAGAACAAACGCAGGATATAAACTGGGAATGCAGAAAGGAAGATGGTACTCTTTCAGCAGTTACATGGAGCAAAAATAAAGCAGAGCATACCATGAGCTTTACTATTCAGCCAGATGATGCAGTACGTCCATATGTGATTGTTCCTGAGAATACAGAAAAACCGGCAGCAACAAAAGAAGCAAATATTAGTTTTTATGTATTTATCGATGGACATTATAAGCTGATAAAAAATATTAATGCTGAGCAGCATTACATAATCAAAGCAAACAGTGGCCGAGCCAGTCGTTATTATTTGCGAGCTACACCAGATGATACGATTTCTAAAATTTACAGTGAGTTTGGTTTCACTCCAAGCAAACTGGAGCCCGGCGCAGATCAGAAAGAGAAGATTCTGTTTGGTTATGCGACAGACAGCCGTGTATTTGTACAGCATCCATATAAGGACAATGATGGTACATGGTATATTCCTGTCCTGAAAAACGGGAAAGATGTATCTGTCTATTATTTCTCACAGCCAAATCCACTGAATCCTGACAGAATCGAAAATTATTTTGACCGCTTGACAGGACTTTCTTCTCAGGTTGGGCTGGCAGGAAGACATTTCAGTGTAGAGGGAAGTTTTCATCTGATTGAAGTGTTGGATCCACTGAACCTGACAAAAAGAGAGGCGATTAAGAGACAGTATGTAGGCCATGGGGAAGCATATACTGTGGAAGTACCAAAGAGGGCAAGTTTAGAAGGTGAGTATTATGGCAAGGAGATTGTCTGGAGTTGTACATCTAATGACAGGGACGAAAATGAGGTTCTTCCGGAACCGTCCGGAGATGATAAGGTAAAATTTGAAATTCCGAATGTTAACTCATCTTATGAGGTGATCGCAGACAAACCGCTGGAGTCTGGGGCAGTCAGGGTTATCTATAATACAACTCGTTATATGAAGAAACTTCCTAAGGAAGCTAAGTTGACCCCTCAGGTTGAGAATAAGACAAGACATACAGATGATTATGAGAATGAAATAGAAGCTGGAAAACATAACGTTAAGTCACCATATCCTCTGGTTTATGATCATGAAGATAATGACAGCAAAGAGTTGGAACAGTATGAATTCGATCATTGGGATTACAGAAACAAAGACGGAAAGTGGCAGGAATGCGGTGCAGGGGATTCTATTTCTGATCTTATAAATAATAATGCAAGACAGCCAATCACCCTCTATGCAGCGTGGCGTAAGGTGAGTAACCAAAATCGAAAACAGGTACAGTTTTATATCTGTAAGTCAGCGATGCCGGAAGATGGTTCGGTAGCATTACCAACCACGAATGTAGACGATTATACAAGTGCGGTTGCCGTGGCAAACTGTAATGTGAAGGCAAGTATATTGCATGATGTTCCAGTTCTTGGAAATAAGAATCCATCTACGTGGGAACAGTATGCGGATGGAAATAAGAGAGTGCAAGAACTTTTGCAGGGAACTAAACCAGATGAGGGATATATTGGAAATGGAGACTATATCTACAAGATAGATAGAATTCCTTCCGATGAAGAGGTATTCCAGACAATTCGTGAAAGCGGACGTATGATTCGTATCGGAGACAGGGAGATTCCGCCATCGAAATTAGATACCGAATTCTTCACCATTTATTGGTATTCTTTCAAAAGTGAAATGTCCGATGGGTGGCATATTGACGGACGTATTGTAGCAAAAAATGGTTACCTGACAGTAAAGAAAGATTTTGTCGGAATGCCGGAAGCAATAGAGGAAGTCAAGAAAGATTATTATATCCAGGTAGATATGGATGAAAAGCTTTTAGATGGAAAACCTCAGCCACCTGCATTTCATGAGCATATGAAACTTGTGCTTCCTTCAGAAGATAGCCAGAAACCGGATGCAGAAGCTCCGCAAGCGGAGGATGCTCCAATAGAAGTTGTAGGTACATGGACAGATGATACACATACAAGCTGTACGTGGATCGTTAAGGCGGACTCATTCTGGAAATACACATTAAAAGAGTACAACTATAAGCCAAAAGATTCGAATGTGAAATTTTCAGGTTGGTACAATGTTCGCAATTCTCATGAACAAGGAGATAATGTAAATTCATGGGAAGCATATCCAGAAAGTGGAATTCAATTCACAGGACGTGGAATTGGACGCGGTGGTGAAACTCTTACTATTGAATTGGAGAATCGTTATCAGAAAGAGGGAATACTCACACTGAACAAATTTGATGAGTCTACCGGACAGGGAATGGAGAAGATCAATTTTGCTGTCAGTAAGAACGGTGTTGAGGAGGAAACGGTAACAACTGATAAATACGGAATCGCACAACTTCACATTCCGTTACAAGATGAAAACAAACAGAACAGAACAGCAACTGAGACGTATTTGTTGCGAGAGACAAACTTACCGACGGGATATGTAGACACAGGAGATATACAGATCACAGTTGAGATTGCCAATGGAGCATTCAAAATCACTGATGCAAAACTGGTGGATAGGGAGGCTAACGAAAATCAGGAGGCTGTTAAGGCACCAGTTGATGGTAAGATAGACGGAAAATCTGTTCTGCTTCAGCGAGGAGATACCAGCCTTAATATCCGAAATTTTGCTAAAACAGGCACTCTGCATATCAAAAAGACATGGGAAAATCCAAATGATGCACTGACGGAAAAACAGGTGAAAATCAGATTGTATCAGAATGGAATTTCTACAGGACAGGAATTCCTGCTGAATGAAGAGAACGGATGGGAACACACAGTCGACAATGTTCCACTATTCCAGGACAGAAATCCGGTGGAATATAAGGTGGAAGAAATTGAGATAGGAAAGACACATTATTCTTTGGAATACGGGGATGGTTTCCTATATTATGAAGTTATTTATCCAGAGATTCAGTATTTCGATTCAAATGGACAACAAATATTCCCGAAGGATGAGAATGAGTTCAAGGATGTTTCCAAGATGGAACTGGAAGTGCAGAATCTGCATTTCAATCTTGCTGAACGAAGTTTCTTAAAGACGGATGATCTTCCAAGAAACCGACTTGCTGGTGCAGGTTTTCTGTTCTACAAAGTACCGTATGATGATGTTACGAAAAAATATGCGGATGATACAGGATATACAGTAGATTATGACAATACACAGAGCAAGGACGATATCGTTCTGAAAAAGGATGGAAAAACGTGTACGACGTATCGTTCCTTAGAAACAGATGAAAATGGAATGCTTCAATTACCGGAGGACTTTGAGAACGGACGATACTGGATGGTAGAATCTGTTACTCCAAACAAAAAGGACAAAGCAGATAAAACCAAAACACAGTATCAGGATAACTTTAATTTATATATGGTCGATGTAGAATCCGATATTTTATTCCTATATGAGAAATCACCGATGACAAATACCTGGAGAGCTGTTTCGGACAGACATATCGTCAATCATCCGCAAAAAGGCGGGGTGACGGTTGAGATTACAAAGGAAGTCACTGGTCCACTTGGAAACCGCAAGAAGCCATTTGATATGGAAATTCTCTATTGGGAAGATGGTCAAAAGCTGCGTAGCAAGACAATTAGAACTTCTTTGAAACATGGAGATAAAGTTACATTAAAAAATGTAGATATATCTTCGGATATCATAATAACAGAAACTGTTGATACATCAAAATACGCTGTTTCGATTTCTAAAAAAGAAGAGAATGATAAGTATTCAAATCCAGTGCAGGCAACATCGAATGGAAATACAGCTGTCATGAAACAGCGGATTGAGGCTGCACGAGGAGACGTGATTGAGTTAAAAATCACAAACGAAAACACACAATTAATACCGGAAACAGGGGTTCGTCTGAGAACAAGCAGGCATGTATGGTTACTATTTGCCATAAGTATTATCATGATTCTGTTTTTCAGAAGAAGACGGAAAATAAGATAA
- a CDS encoding DUF7601 domain-containing protein: protein MSMNKMFKKVLAVVAAGAMTMGMAMPTFAADEGKKTEAWITKTYNTEVGKAETFSFTATQKTGDGLIGTTANVTMPTISFTADQKGTNSQRGQITFPTYPEAGKYEYTVAETQTVDPAVVNGEHEKMIMSQAEYTMDVYVTDGATGTEISNIIVNKAKDNAGQTATGKVDIGNTDTNDFNFTNTYVQEAGTGENPKNPDPTYPDNGSLKVSKAVINANGTTVTSTEQFTFTAAFAFPKGTDANTLGGIKDADGKPVTLEDGTYTFKLKANENMKFTGVPVGTTISVKESAAKNYKGSAEITINGTKLTPVAATSYNTEFTVVNSQNSQKLGQKQNTVDVTNTYNDVPVTGIIMNTLPYVLMIALCGVALIAFVGFKRRRLQK, encoded by the coding sequence ATGAGCATGAACAAAATGTTCAAAAAAGTGCTCGCAGTTGTTGCAGCCGGTGCCATGACAATGGGAATGGCAATGCCAACATTTGCGGCAGATGAGGGCAAGAAAACGGAGGCATGGATTACTAAGACCTACAATACTGAGGTCGGAAAGGCTGAAACATTTAGCTTTACAGCAACACAGAAAACAGGTGATGGTTTAATAGGTACAACAGCTAACGTTACAATGCCAACAATTTCGTTTACAGCTGATCAAAAGGGAACGAATTCTCAAAGAGGTCAGATTACATTTCCGACATATCCAGAAGCAGGAAAGTATGAGTATACTGTAGCAGAGACACAGACAGTAGATCCAGCAGTAGTTAACGGTGAGCATGAAAAAATGATCATGTCACAGGCTGAGTATACAATGGATGTATATGTTACAGATGGTGCAACTGGTACAGAAATTTCTAATATCATTGTAAATAAGGCAAAAGATAATGCAGGTCAGACAGCAACTGGTAAAGTAGATATTGGAAATACAGATACTAATGATTTCAACTTCACCAACACCTATGTACAGGAAGCAGGTACAGGCGAAAATCCGAAAAATCCAGATCCGACATATCCGGATAATGGATCTTTGAAGGTATCTAAAGCAGTTATTAATGCAAATGGTACGACAGTAACTTCCACTGAACAGTTCACTTTCACAGCAGCCTTTGCATTCCCGAAAGGAACAGATGCAAACACACTTGGCGGAATCAAAGATGCTGATGGAAAGCCTGTTACGCTTGAAGACGGAACATACACATTCAAGCTGAAAGCAAATGAAAACATGAAATTCACTGGTGTTCCAGTAGGAACAACAATTAGCGTAAAAGAGTCTGCAGCTAAAAACTATAAAGGTAGTGCTGAAATCACTATCAATGGTACTAAGCTGACTCCTGTTGCTGCAACATCATACAACACAGAATTTACAGTAGTAAATAGTCAGAATAGTCAGAAATTAGGTCAGAAACAGAATACCGTTGATGTAACCAATACATACAACGATGTACCTGTAACTGGTATCATCATGAACACTCTTCCATACGTTCTGATGATTGCACTTTGCGGTGTAGCACTGATTGCTTTTGTAGGATTCAAACGCAGAAGATTACAGAAATAA
- the srtB gene encoding class B sortase, with the protein MLRMKKVLKGIIRGLDHIVNFTALSLILAAMFLSGYMLWDSHQVYQTADAKNYEAYIPTEKSTKSFEELQKINPDVIGWIRVNDTNINYPLVQTDNDDTYMNTDAEGNYSLSGAIFLHCANKPDFSDFDNIIYGHHMEKHMMFGDIGEFTKEQYFNEHPYGNLFFDGKNHGIEIYALLQVDAYNETIFNVCLDTPEAKQEYLQEIENNVLYKRDMNITEADHLVLLTTCTSDMTNGRNILVGRLTDQIYPEKEKAKNVGTGIDELKNAVGKVPVIVWFILIVLVLILIARQIEKKRNKKKEGEGEA; encoded by the coding sequence ATGCTTCGGATGAAGAAAGTGCTGAAAGGAATTATCAGAGGATTAGACCATATTGTAAACTTCACAGCCTTATCGCTGATTCTTGCAGCCATGTTTCTCTCTGGTTATATGCTGTGGGACTCCCACCAGGTATACCAGACAGCAGATGCAAAAAATTATGAAGCATATATTCCTACTGAAAAGAGTACGAAATCTTTTGAAGAATTACAGAAAATCAATCCGGATGTGATTGGATGGATACGAGTGAATGACACAAATATCAATTATCCATTGGTGCAGACGGACAATGATGATACTTATATGAATACAGATGCAGAAGGAAACTATTCCTTAAGCGGAGCAATCTTTTTACATTGTGCAAATAAGCCGGATTTTTCGGATTTTGACAATATTATATATGGTCACCATATGGAAAAGCACATGATGTTTGGAGATATCGGTGAATTTACAAAGGAACAGTATTTCAATGAACATCCATATGGAAATCTGTTCTTTGATGGTAAAAATCATGGAATCGAGATTTACGCATTGTTACAGGTAGATGCTTATAATGAGACGATTTTCAATGTGTGTCTGGACACACCAGAAGCGAAACAGGAGTATCTGCAGGAAATCGAGAACAATGTTTTATATAAAAGAGATATGAATATAACGGAAGCTGATCATCTGGTTTTGCTGACCACCTGTACATCGGATATGACAAATGGAAGAAATATCCTGGTGGGACGCTTAACAGATCAGATATATCCGGAAAAAGAAAAAGCCAAAAACGTAGGTACGGGAATTGATGAACTGAAAAATGCAGTAGGAAAAGTGCCAGTTATTGTATGGTTTATCCTGATTGTCCTTGTACTGATTCTGATAGCAAGACAGATAGAAAAGAAAAGAAACAAGAAGAAAGAAGGAGAGGGAGAAGCATGA
- a CDS encoding plasmid mobilization protein, with the protein MRTENKDKELNHRHFIGLRLTDVELDLLDQGAACLSVSRSEYLRKLLLEKQIHHQIEVVADMNDLRKLVSEYGKIGSNLNQIAKHFNSGGSQSRAIENEIHQCITDLFLLRKEVLKLAGGMNGNRKTH; encoded by the coding sequence ATGAGAACAGAAAACAAAGATAAAGAACTGAATCACAGACATTTTATAGGATTACGTCTTACCGATGTCGAACTGGATTTATTAGACCAAGGCGCTGCTTGTTTATCTGTTAGCCGATCAGAATATCTGAGGAAACTTCTATTGGAAAAGCAAATCCATCATCAGATTGAAGTTGTTGCAGACATGAACGATCTCAGAAAACTGGTCAGTGAATATGGAAAAATCGGATCGAATCTCAATCAGATCGCCAAGCATTTTAACAGTGGTGGCAGTCAGTCTCGTGCTATAGAAAATGAAATCCATCAGTGCATCACGGACTTATTCCTGTTGAGAAAAGAGGTACTGAAACTGGCAGGTGGTATGAATGGCAATCGTAAAACACATTAA
- a CDS encoding HD-GYP domain-containing protein gives MTEHLKKGCSEEDIVYQRRSEKNSETYVWMEVKRFVDENEKTAVITFHNAKVIPNTIVNMERELRQKAQDETKQYWEMVSLLAAVLNHNNLIETEHQDDICFYTKQVYLQLQKNYPEYGITEEEIENVSHLSPIHDIGKIRVPIEILNKNGKLTADEMGIVKQHPLTGAEMTLRFPRGATTEKLNKYSYEICRYHHERYDGSGYPDGLKGDEIPLCAQVVGLVDAYDALVSVRPYKRKLKHEEAIRMIANGECGVFSKKLLQCFIAAAMQKEWIKKADS, from the coding sequence TTGACAGAGCATTTGAAAAAGGGCTGTTCAGAAGAAGATATCGTTTATCAAAGAAGAAGCGAGAAAAACTCAGAGACTTATGTTTGGATGGAAGTAAAAAGATTTGTGGATGAAAATGAGAAAACTGCTGTTATTACATTCCATAATGCAAAAGTTATTCCTAACACAATTGTAAATATGGAACGGGAATTAAGACAAAAAGCACAGGATGAGACAAAACAGTATTGGGAAATGGTTTCGCTTTTGGCTGCAGTGTTGAATCACAATAATCTTATAGAAACAGAACATCAGGATGATATCTGTTTTTATACAAAACAAGTGTATCTTCAACTACAGAAAAACTATCCGGAGTATGGGATTACAGAGGAAGAAATAGAAAATGTCTCTCATCTGTCTCCAATTCATGATATTGGAAAAATCCGTGTGCCGATAGAGATATTGAACAAAAACGGTAAATTAACAGCTGATGAGATGGGAATTGTAAAGCAGCATCCTCTTACAGGGGCAGAGATGACATTGCGGTTTCCACGAGGAGCTACGACAGAAAAACTTAATAAGTATAGCTATGAAATATGCAGATATCACCATGAAAGATATGATGGTTCTGGTTACCCAGATGGACTAAAAGGTGATGAAATACCACTTTGTGCTCAGGTAGTAGGCCTTGTGGATGCTTATGATGCATTGGTCAGTGTACGCCCCTATAAAAGAAAATTAAAGCATGAAGAAGCCATAAGAATGATTGCCAACGGTGAATGTGGTGTATTTTCAAAAAAACTATTGCAGTGCTTTATAGCAGCGGCAATGCAGAAGGAATGGATAAAAAAGGCAGATAGTTGA
- the lepB gene encoding signal peptidase I, which produces MKKKQVEKEQNNEKQLPRQETTLGEDIFQLLLKIVLIILAVILVFTFMYGMARNNDVSMKPAIKDGDLVMYYRLDKRFVSGDIAVFKKDGRTTTGRVVAVAGDTVDITKDGLMINGATQISQDIYFDTTQFQNGVDFPITVGEGQIFVLGDNRPEASDSRIYGCINVKDVKGKAIAVIRTRGL; this is translated from the coding sequence ATGAAAAAGAAACAGGTTGAGAAAGAACAGAATAATGAGAAACAGCTTCCCAGACAGGAAACGACACTGGGAGAAGATATCTTTCAGCTGTTATTGAAGATTGTTCTTATCATTTTGGCGGTCATCCTTGTTTTTACATTTATGTACGGGATGGCGAGAAACAATGACGTATCTATGAAACCAGCAATAAAAGATGGTGATCTGGTCATGTATTATCGACTGGACAAGCGTTTTGTGTCCGGTGATATTGCAGTATTTAAGAAAGATGGCAGAACAACCACAGGCAGGGTCGTAGCAGTCGCAGGTGATACCGTAGATATAACAAAAGACGGTTTGATGATTAACGGCGCTACGCAGATTTCACAGGATATTTATTTTGACACCACACAGTTTCAAAATGGAGTTGACTTTCCAATCACTGTTGGCGAAGGTCAGATATTTGTACTGGGTGATAACAGACCGGAGGCGTCAGACAGCAGAATCTATGGCTGTATCAATGTAAAAGATGTCAAAGGAAAAGCGATTGCGGTTATTCGGACCAGAGGACTCTAA